In Pseudomonas putida, a genomic segment contains:
- a CDS encoding phage tail tape measure protein, with the protein MADQQVQGMLVQIEATTAQLRRELANADQLVSNTSQAIDRNLATVDSAFDRTGAAAQGAGTLMRGAFAAVAGAGLIGSIIKQVDAYGQMSDRMRAAAGSADEYQMVQEHLMQTAQETYRPLAEAQELYIRTADVMRSLGFNTQQTLDITDSFSFLLVTNAASADKASSALDAYSKALATGKVDADGWISIQTAMPTVVDAIASATGKSTDEVRKLGSEGKLALDDINIGLLKTVEVNRKAAAEMSTSVQDALNNISNATGTFLGKMEEQTGAVAGLSKFLVILADNVDLVAVAMGGAGVAALTNYVAKSGMALKSALADRAARKAQAEAVLQAAIADQRKAETVTILAAREAAAARGTAVQTQMSIQLAQARQREAAATAAVATAQAGLRTAGASLLGILGGPMGLVLLAGTAAASFLLLRDNSDSLEKKLGDLSDPLDQLVERFNKLNSATQAVALRELQGKIEETQSQLSQVSGSIADRFENDLRGVGAAGVDGLVTGLAPMPAEAQKALDLVRSAAKEFANGAVVDWKAVADQVRGIPGVTEAMAQAIETGQIKASDLSGELQNLKSKLAELTGETDRNTASTTANNAAKAGMSTAGQTYLDTLQKQLAGLQDNGDMIKVVNRYLAEHTDLTEADRQAAISFANAIEAQKKANQGAKQETKDATTAQTKLAQQLKEAATAYQQLKKAYDPVGAASDEFQKQTKNLDLLLAEKKITTEEYGKAIGALAEQFNTAVQASTGLSRAMKYQADLERQLAIAQQQGDAAAAAVGMGDKAASRAQARLALEQDNNSKILALREELATASTAKQRQELEQQIALRQEYGAKLVQVQEDTFTKIDAAQSDWTNGASAAMQNYLDSAADVAGQTQELFSNAFSNLEDGVVQFVKTGKFEFKDFADSIIEDLIRIQVRQAAAGFLSSAFGFLGGGSSALGQGTMSGFSEGSFVANAKGGVYDSPSLSAYSGGVYDSPQMFAFAKGAGIFAEAGPEAILPLHRGPDGSLGVMAAGAGGGEGGDSSVSFGGITQHFHFNGGTGGISKADIEKAALDGAQGGYNLMLRDFKTNGAGRQMLSKR; encoded by the coding sequence ATGGCCGATCAGCAAGTCCAAGGAATGTTGGTTCAGATTGAGGCAACAACAGCTCAATTGCGACGTGAATTGGCGAACGCCGATCAGCTGGTTTCCAACACCAGTCAGGCAATTGATCGAAACCTGGCTACCGTTGACTCCGCGTTCGACCGAACTGGCGCAGCGGCCCAAGGCGCAGGAACACTCATGCGCGGGGCCTTTGCAGCGGTGGCTGGAGCAGGGCTGATTGGGAGCATCATCAAGCAGGTAGATGCCTACGGCCAGATGTCTGATCGTATGAGGGCTGCAGCTGGCAGCGCAGACGAGTATCAGATGGTGCAAGAGCACCTGATGCAGACCGCTCAAGAGACCTACCGGCCACTTGCTGAGGCCCAAGAGCTCTACATCCGCACTGCAGATGTGATGCGCTCCCTTGGATTCAACACCCAACAGACGCTCGACATCACGGACAGCTTCAGTTTCCTCTTGGTTACCAACGCCGCTTCTGCGGATAAGGCTAGCTCGGCGCTGGATGCTTACTCCAAAGCACTAGCGACAGGGAAAGTTGATGCGGATGGCTGGATTTCTATCCAGACGGCGATGCCGACAGTGGTGGACGCAATTGCTAGCGCGACGGGCAAGAGCACCGACGAGGTGCGCAAACTTGGCAGCGAGGGAAAGCTTGCTCTTGATGACATCAACATCGGCCTGCTCAAAACCGTTGAGGTAAATCGCAAAGCAGCGGCGGAAATGTCTACCAGTGTTCAGGATGCCTTGAACAATATCAGCAACGCCACCGGCACTTTTCTAGGGAAAATGGAGGAGCAAACGGGCGCTGTCGCAGGGCTATCCAAGTTCTTGGTTATTCTGGCGGATAACGTGGACCTGGTCGCGGTGGCAATGGGCGGAGCTGGGGTTGCTGCCCTGACCAACTATGTGGCCAAGTCCGGTATGGCGCTGAAAAGCGCGCTGGCCGATAGAGCTGCGCGTAAAGCCCAGGCCGAGGCGGTTCTGCAGGCTGCCATCGCCGACCAGCGCAAGGCAGAGACCGTCACCATTCTGGCCGCCCGCGAGGCTGCTGCAGCGCGAGGCACAGCGGTACAAACTCAGATGTCTATCCAATTGGCCCAGGCGCGCCAGCGAGAGGCGGCTGCCACGGCTGCTGTAGCAACTGCCCAGGCTGGTCTGCGGACGGCAGGTGCAAGTCTGCTTGGCATTCTGGGTGGTCCGATGGGCCTTGTTCTGCTCGCCGGCACCGCCGCTGCCAGCTTCCTGCTGTTGAGGGACAACTCAGACTCACTCGAGAAGAAGTTGGGAGACCTCAGCGACCCGCTCGACCAGCTGGTCGAGCGCTTCAACAAGCTGAATAGTGCGACCCAGGCCGTGGCGTTGCGCGAGCTTCAGGGGAAGATCGAAGAAACGCAGAGCCAGCTGTCGCAGGTGTCGGGCTCGATTGCCGATCGCTTCGAAAATGACCTTCGCGGTGTTGGCGCAGCTGGTGTCGACGGCCTGGTGACTGGCCTGGCGCCCATGCCAGCGGAGGCACAAAAAGCGCTCGACCTGGTGCGGTCAGCAGCGAAAGAGTTTGCCAATGGCGCGGTTGTGGACTGGAAGGCTGTCGCCGACCAGGTGCGCGGGATCCCTGGCGTTACCGAGGCGATGGCCCAGGCGATCGAAACGGGGCAGATCAAAGCCTCCGATCTCAGCGGTGAGCTGCAGAATCTGAAGTCCAAGCTCGCCGAGTTAACGGGCGAGACGGATCGCAACACGGCTTCGACTACGGCCAACAATGCCGCGAAGGCCGGCATGAGCACTGCGGGGCAGACCTACCTCGACACGCTGCAGAAGCAGCTTGCCGGCCTGCAAGACAACGGCGACATGATCAAGGTCGTCAACCGTTACCTGGCCGAGCATACCGACCTCACCGAGGCTGATCGGCAGGCCGCCATCTCTTTTGCAAATGCCATCGAAGCGCAGAAGAAGGCCAACCAAGGGGCGAAGCAGGAAACCAAGGATGCCACCACCGCGCAGACCAAGCTGGCGCAGCAGCTGAAGGAAGCGGCGACGGCGTACCAGCAGCTGAAGAAGGCGTATGACCCAGTTGGGGCTGCCTCCGATGAGTTCCAGAAGCAGACCAAGAACCTTGACCTGCTGCTGGCTGAAAAGAAGATCACCACTGAGGAATACGGCAAGGCGATTGGCGCACTGGCCGAGCAGTTCAACACCGCAGTACAAGCTTCGACTGGTCTGTCGCGCGCGATGAAATACCAGGCCGATCTTGAACGTCAGCTGGCGATCGCTCAGCAGCAAGGGGATGCGGCTGCCGCTGCGGTGGGCATGGGCGACAAAGCCGCGAGCCGTGCGCAGGCCAGGCTGGCGTTGGAGCAGGATAACAACAGCAAGATCCTGGCCTTGCGAGAGGAACTGGCCACCGCTTCAACCGCAAAGCAACGGCAGGAGCTGGAGCAACAGATCGCGCTGCGGCAAGAGTACGGCGCCAAGCTGGTCCAGGTTCAGGAAGATACATTCACCAAGATCGACGCGGCGCAGTCTGATTGGACTAATGGCGCTTCGGCGGCCATGCAGAACTACCTCGACAGCGCAGCCGATGTCGCGGGGCAGACCCAGGAGCTATTCAGCAACGCTTTCAGCAACCTGGAGGATGGGGTCGTCCAGTTCGTCAAAACGGGGAAGTTCGAGTTCAAGGATTTCGCAGACTCGATCATCGAGGATCTGATTCGCATCCAGGTGCGCCAGGCGGCCGCGGGCTTTCTAAGCTCGGCGTTCGGCTTCCTGGGCGGCGGCAGTTCGGCGCTGGGGCAAGGCACCATGTCCGGCTTCAGCGAGGGCTCGTTCGTGGCCAATGCGAAGGGCGGGGTCTACGACTCGCCTAGTCTTTCGGCCTACTCGGGTGGCGTCTACGACAGCCCGCAGATGTTCGCCTTCGCCAAGGGTGCCGGCATCTTCGCGGAGGCCGGCCCTGAGGCGATCCTGCCACTTCACCGCGGCCCCGATGGTTCGCTGGGCGTGATGGCCGCTGGCGCTGGGGGCGGCGAGGGTGGCGACTCTTCGGTCAGCTTCGGAGGTATCACTCAGCACTTCCACTTCAACGGCGGGACTGGCGGAATCTCGAAAGCTGACATAGAGAAGGCTGCTCTCGATGGTGCTCAAGGCGGATACAATCTGATGCTCCGAGACTTCAAAACCAACGGCGCCGGGCGGCAGATGCTGTCTAAGCGATAG